Genomic segment of Edaphobacter bradus:
CGACGGGTTCGGCATGGGGCTGATGCTGGAGGCGGGGATGATCTCCTCGCACGTCGGCAGCTATGTGGGTGAGAATCGGCGGCTGGAGCAACTGGTGCTGAAGGGCGAGTTGGCACTGACGCTGGTTCCCCAGGGAACGCTGGCGGAACGGATTCGCGCGGGAGGCGCGGGGATTCCGGCCTTCTACACTCCGACTGGACTGGGGACGGTGGTGGCCGAGGGCAAGGAGACGCGCAGGATCGGCGAACGGACCTACGTGCTCGAGACTGCGCTGCATGCGGACTTTGCGCTGGTGAAGGCGTGGAAGGCCGACAGGCTCGGCAACCTGATCTATCGCAAGACGGCGAGGAACTTCAATCCGGCGATGGCGACCGCCGCGAATGTGACGATTGCAGAGGTTGAGGAGCTGGTGGAGCCGGGGGAGCTTGATCCGGACCACATCGTAACGCCGGGGATTTATGTGAACCGCGTGATCGTTGGGGAGAAGTACGTGAAGCCGATCGAAGCGAAGTTTCTCAAGGCACAGCAGGCGGGGGGTGCGGCATGAACGGCAAGGAGCGGATCGCGCGGCGGATTGCCCGGGAGCTCAAGGATGGGTTCTATGTGAATCTTGGGATCGGGCTACCGACGATGATTACGGCGTATCTCCCGGCGGGGATTGACGTGGTGTTTCAGTCGGAGAATGGGATGCTGGGTGTGGGACCAACGCCGGCTGACGATCAGGCCGATCCGGACCTCGTGAACGCGGG
This window contains:
- a CDS encoding CoA transferase subunit A is translated as MNKVVQSADAAVADIASGSTIMLGGFGLCGIPENLIAALVRRKITGLHTISNNMGVDGFGMGLMLEAGMISSHVGSYVGENRRLEQLVLKGELALTLVPQGTLAERIRAGGAGIPAFYTPTGLGTVVAEGKETRRIGERTYVLETALHADFALVKAWKADRLGNLIYRKTARNFNPAMATAANVTIAEVEELVEPGELDPDHIVTPGIYVNRVIVGEKYVKPIEAKFLKAQQAGGAA